One Sulfitobacter donghicola DSW-25 = KCTC 12864 = JCM 14565 genomic window carries:
- a CDS encoding calcium-binding protein codes for MARIDITQAFINFMDRASIDPLGAFEELTLDDFGGLNGFDLDEPDTTSVTSTRIFGGQGNSSVEFRGFGFAPTSSFEDFAEALANGTSLGTLQSIEIRGDGSETLTLGLTSRMLTATVGDRQLEVQGNFPTVFADVLDLLDAVGEFGDEFEFVSEDEQTEYEAIIARYDISSFRLSDGGEVAFDIDLGAKAVNVAIPQDLDVTFNGSFEEGLGGGLASFGIVTSILAFGEFYDEDGISLEDIVLSGPQGETFLTLTGPFAEGDTLQEDTALFVNGREMAYFDTGSTEVDTITADGSGPVLIAGFGGNDILTGAADADILLGGTGNDRLSGLEGADTLYGGDGTDVIIGGNGNDVLYGGATDADLRDNIFGGEGDDIIDGGHGNDALRGDAGNDVIAGGFGADTMIGGTGNDTVTGSAFGDLLFGGDGDDFINGGFGFDQTNGGAGADVFYHLGVDGHGTDFIQDYGSAEGDVLVFGNRNATREQFQINEAFTPNAGADDVAEAFVIYRPTGQIVWALIDGMEQDQINLRIGGDTFDLLG; via the coding sequence ATGGCCCGTATCGATATCACCCAAGCGTTCATTAACTTTATGGATCGCGCGTCGATTGACCCGCTGGGCGCCTTTGAAGAGCTAACATTGGACGATTTTGGCGGCCTTAATGGGTTTGATCTGGATGAGCCCGATACAACATCCGTGACCAGCACGCGCATTTTTGGCGGTCAGGGTAATTCATCCGTTGAATTTCGCGGGTTCGGGTTTGCGCCTACCTCCTCGTTCGAGGATTTTGCTGAGGCTTTGGCAAACGGGACCTCGCTGGGGACATTGCAGAGCATTGAGATACGCGGCGATGGATCGGAGACCCTTACCCTTGGCCTCACGTCACGCATGTTGACCGCGACGGTTGGCGACCGGCAGCTTGAGGTGCAGGGTAACTTTCCAACCGTGTTCGCGGATGTGCTGGACCTGCTGGATGCCGTCGGCGAGTTTGGGGATGAGTTTGAATTCGTCTCCGAAGATGAGCAGACGGAGTATGAGGCCATCATTGCCCGCTATGACATCTCGTCGTTCCGGTTGTCTGATGGTGGTGAGGTCGCCTTTGACATTGATCTGGGTGCAAAGGCTGTGAATGTTGCGATCCCGCAAGATTTGGACGTCACGTTCAACGGCAGCTTTGAAGAGGGTCTGGGTGGTGGATTGGCCAGCTTTGGCATTGTGACATCGATCTTGGCTTTTGGTGAGTTTTACGACGAAGACGGTATCTCATTGGAGGATATTGTCCTTTCTGGCCCGCAGGGTGAGACATTTCTAACCCTTACAGGCCCCTTTGCGGAGGGTGATACGCTTCAGGAAGACACCGCACTGTTTGTGAACGGTCGTGAAATGGCGTATTTCGACACGGGAAGCACTGAGGTTGACACCATCACGGCTGATGGCAGCGGCCCCGTACTCATCGCCGGTTTTGGCGGCAACGATATCCTGACAGGTGCAGCGGACGCAGATATCTTGCTGGGCGGTACAGGGAACGACCGCCTGTCGGGTCTGGAGGGTGCGGACACGCTGTATGGCGGTGACGGTACGGATGTCATCATCGGCGGCAATGGCAATGACGTGCTGTACGGTGGGGCCACTGACGCTGATCTGCGCGACAACATCTTTGGCGGTGAGGGCGATGATATCATCGATGGTGGGCACGGTAACGACGCGCTGCGCGGGGATGCGGGCAATGACGTGATTGCAGGCGGCTTTGGGGCCGATACGATGATTGGTGGAACCGGCAATGACACTGTGACGGGGTCTGCTTTTGGCGATCTATTGTTCGGCGGTGACGGGGATGATTTCATCAACGGCGGTTTCGGGTTTGATCAGACCAACGGGGGTGCTGGCGCGGATGTGTTCTATCACTTGGGTGTGGATGGTCATGGAACGGATTTCATTCAGGATTATGGATCGGCCGAGGGCGATGTGCTGGTGTTCGGCAATCGCAATGCCACGCGCGAGCAGTTCCAGATCAACGAGGCATTTACCCCCAACGCAGGCGCAGATGATGTGGCCGAAGCCTTTGTGATCTATCGCCCGACAGGCCAGATCGTCTGGGCGCTGATTGATGGGATGGAGCAGGACCAGATCAATCTTCGCATCGGGGGGGATACTTTCGATTTGTTGGGGTGA